One window of the Burkholderia sp. FERM BP-3421 genome contains the following:
- the sctV gene encoding type III secretion system export apparatus subunit SctV, with product MMLKTLKLPAGGEVGIAALVVAIVSLMILPLPPEVIDVLLGINIAISVTLLMVTMYVGSIVSLSVFPSVLLFTTLYRLSLNIASTKSILLHANAGDIIESFGELVVGGNLVVGLVVFLIITTVQFIVIAKGSERVAEVGARFTLDAMPGKQMSIDADLRANILTPEEARRKRGTLAKESQLHGGMDGAMKFVKGDAIAGLIITLVNIVAGIAIGVMYHGMTAGEAANRFSILSVGDAMVSQIPSLLISVAAGVMITRVADDHDDGEGSSLGSEIARQLGTSYRALYFAAVLLIGFAAVPGFPAMLFLLLSFMLAFAGYRLQKGKRRAVTRGEPVVALQRAGAKSSTPTILPRAPLFTCAIGVRIAPDLVARLAPAALDQAFDEERAKLQEEQGLPFPGITLWTSAELPESTCEVLMRDVPQSRFELPPGQTMLPDAAADPALASRCTERGPAGGLARSYWIDDKAVPAEQRAWRAEQVIAHETIALLRRNAHLFLGIQETQWILDQLGLDYPGLVAEVQKALPTQRIADVLRRLLEEHIPIRNARDIMESLIAWGPKEKDMLMLAEYVRGDLSRYLAYRAARGGKQLAAVLLDLPVEQHIRQSIKQTPAGNFLALPPEQVRYLVDSIASFVGVAPRDDVVLVTSMDVRRYTRRMIEARLGWLAVYSYQELGDQVELRPLGRVTM from the coding sequence ATGATGCTCAAGACCCTCAAACTCCCCGCCGGCGGTGAAGTCGGCATCGCGGCGCTGGTGGTGGCGATCGTGTCGCTGATGATCCTGCCGCTGCCGCCCGAAGTGATCGACGTGCTGCTCGGCATCAACATCGCGATCAGCGTGACGCTGCTGATGGTGACGATGTATGTCGGCAGCATCGTGTCGCTGTCGGTGTTCCCGTCGGTGCTGCTGTTCACGACGCTGTACCGGCTCTCGCTGAACATCGCGTCGACCAAGTCGATCCTGCTGCACGCGAACGCGGGCGACATCATCGAGAGCTTCGGCGAACTGGTGGTGGGCGGCAATCTCGTGGTCGGGCTGGTGGTGTTCCTGATCATCACGACGGTGCAGTTCATCGTGATCGCGAAGGGCTCGGAGCGGGTCGCGGAAGTCGGCGCGCGCTTCACGCTCGACGCGATGCCGGGCAAGCAGATGAGCATCGACGCGGACCTGCGCGCGAACATCCTCACGCCCGAGGAGGCGCGCCGCAAGCGCGGCACGCTCGCGAAGGAAAGCCAGCTGCACGGCGGGATGGACGGCGCGATGAAGTTCGTCAAGGGCGATGCGATCGCCGGGCTCATCATCACGCTCGTCAACATCGTGGCCGGCATCGCGATCGGCGTGATGTACCACGGCATGACGGCCGGCGAGGCGGCGAACCGCTTCTCGATCCTGTCGGTCGGCGACGCGATGGTGTCGCAGATCCCGTCGCTGCTGATCTCGGTCGCGGCGGGCGTGATGATCACCCGCGTCGCCGACGATCACGACGACGGCGAGGGCAGCTCGCTCGGTTCGGAGATCGCGCGCCAGCTGGGCACCAGCTATCGCGCGCTGTATTTCGCGGCGGTGCTGCTGATCGGCTTCGCGGCCGTGCCGGGTTTCCCGGCCATGCTGTTCCTGCTGCTGTCGTTCATGCTCGCGTTCGCCGGCTACCGGCTGCAGAAGGGCAAGCGCCGCGCCGTCACGCGCGGCGAGCCGGTGGTCGCGCTGCAGCGCGCCGGCGCGAAGAGCAGCACGCCGACGATCCTGCCGCGCGCGCCCTTGTTCACCTGCGCGATCGGCGTGCGGATCGCGCCCGATCTCGTCGCGCGGCTCGCGCCCGCCGCGCTCGACCAGGCGTTCGACGAGGAGCGCGCGAAGCTGCAGGAGGAGCAGGGGCTGCCGTTCCCCGGCATCACGCTGTGGACGAGCGCCGAGCTGCCCGAATCGACCTGCGAGGTGCTGATGCGCGACGTGCCGCAGTCGCGCTTCGAGCTGCCGCCCGGCCAGACGATGCTGCCCGACGCGGCGGCGGACCCGGCGCTCGCCAGCCGCTGCACCGAGCGCGGGCCGGCGGGCGGGCTCGCGCGCAGCTACTGGATCGACGACAAGGCGGTGCCGGCCGAGCAGCGCGCGTGGCGGGCCGAGCAGGTGATCGCGCACGAGACGATCGCGCTGCTGCGCCGCAATGCGCACCTGTTCCTCGGCATCCAGGAGACGCAATGGATCCTGGATCAGCTCGGCCTCGACTATCCGGGGCTGGTCGCGGAAGTGCAGAAGGCGCTGCCGACCCAGCGGATCGCGGACGTGCTGCGACGCCTGCTCGAAGAGCACATTCCGATCCGCAACGCGCGCGACATCATGGAAAGCCTGATCGCGTGGGGCCCGAAGGAGAAGGACATGCTGATGCTCGCCGAGTACGTGCGCGGCGACCTGTCGCGCTATCTCGCGTATCGCGCGGCGCGCGGCGGGAAGCAGCTCGCGGCGGTGCTGCTGGACCTGCCGGTCGAGCAGCACATCCGCCAGTCGATCAAGCAGACGCCCGCCGGCAACTTCCTCGCGCTGCCGCCGGAGCAGGTGCGCTATCTGGTCGACAGCATCGCGTCGTTCGTCGGCGTCGCGCCGCGCGACGACGTCGTGCTGGTCACCTCGATGGACGTGCGGCGGTATACGCGCCGGATGATCGAGGCGCGGCTGGGCTGGCTCGCGGTGTATTCGTACCAGGAGCTTGGCGATCAGGTCGAACTGCGGCCGCTCGGCCGCGTGACGATGTGA
- a CDS encoding helix-turn-helix transcriptional regulator yields the protein MFSTLYFATAAALAHPAAHEGYAARVLDGRFADAAAFVAARCDVEPGGAGVDLRDMQAYADIQLALGRHEEAEETFRRAQRLLRDARDQTRVMTCRNASWQAFFQNRFGVAQAGFQRIVDDRAALPAQKLESLFGMCVVMHHLGRADAAMAALDVLDVAAAGVATAAGADPRWGQLAGALRADLLLQYQVGCADALDDHVYWRSVLADLPPGAFAEPDFAMDDAPLLLRLRLSYLHEVRRLADGDHAALARIDAHVDWCAKAGIGEYQRSVRLEVALAALAGRAPNVADAMIAPYRDAAARCGTHVRWTLDYLYCAAKVREQQGRIRESASLYGRYALASVRHVRSDGAALAPALAIARCGTQAGAPSDDVSARLPGKYRRAYRYLMERLDQRDLSVREVAAHIDVTERALQAAFKAHLGLTPSELIRRQRMERIRGELLSDAPRAESVLEIASRWGIQHRSTLVNGYRRMFDEAPSETFERA from the coding sequence ATGTTTTCGACTCTGTACTTCGCCACCGCCGCCGCGCTTGCCCATCCCGCCGCGCATGAAGGCTATGCCGCGCGCGTGCTCGACGGCCGCTTCGCCGATGCGGCCGCGTTCGTCGCCGCGCGCTGCGACGTCGAGCCGGGCGGCGCGGGCGTCGACCTGCGCGACATGCAGGCCTATGCCGATATTCAACTCGCGCTCGGCCGCCATGAAGAGGCCGAGGAAACCTTCCGCCGCGCCCAGCGCCTGCTGCGCGACGCGCGCGACCAGACCCGCGTGATGACCTGCCGCAACGCCAGCTGGCAGGCGTTCTTCCAGAACCGCTTCGGGGTGGCGCAGGCGGGCTTCCAGCGCATCGTCGACGATCGGGCCGCGCTGCCCGCGCAGAAGCTCGAAAGCCTGTTCGGGATGTGCGTGGTGATGCACCACCTGGGCCGCGCCGACGCGGCGATGGCGGCGCTCGACGTGCTTGATGTCGCGGCGGCCGGTGTCGCGACGGCCGCCGGCGCCGATCCGCGCTGGGGGCAACTGGCGGGCGCGCTGCGCGCGGACCTGCTGCTGCAATACCAGGTCGGCTGCGCGGATGCGCTCGACGATCACGTCTACTGGCGCTCGGTGCTGGCCGACCTGCCGCCCGGCGCGTTCGCGGAACCCGATTTCGCGATGGACGATGCGCCGCTGCTGCTGCGCCTGCGGCTCAGCTATCTTCACGAAGTGCGGCGGCTGGCGGACGGCGATCATGCGGCGCTCGCGCGGATCGACGCGCACGTCGACTGGTGCGCGAAGGCCGGCATCGGCGAATACCAGCGCAGCGTGCGGCTCGAAGTCGCGCTCGCGGCGCTCGCGGGCCGCGCGCCGAACGTGGCCGACGCGATGATCGCGCCGTATCGCGACGCGGCCGCGCGCTGCGGCACCCACGTGCGCTGGACCCTCGACTATCTGTATTGCGCGGCGAAGGTGCGCGAGCAGCAGGGGCGGATTCGCGAATCGGCGTCACTGTACGGGCGTTATGCGCTGGCCTCGGTGCGGCACGTGCGTTCGGACGGAGCGGCGCTCGCGCCGGCGCTGGCGATCGCGCGCTGCGGCACCCAGGCGGGCGCGCCGAGCGACGACGTCAGTGCGCGGCTGCCGGGCAAGTATCGGCGCGCGTATCGCTACCTGATGGAGCGGCTCGATCAGCGCGATCTGTCGGTGCGCGAGGTCGCGGCGCACATCGATGTGACCGAGCGCGCGTTGCAGGCCGCGTTCAAGGCGCACCTGGGCCTGACGCCGAGCGAACTGATCCGCCGCCAGCGCATGGAACGGATTCGCGGCGAGCTGCTGTCGGATGCGCCGCGCGCGGAAAGCGTGTTGGAGATCGCGAGCCGCTGGGGCATCCAGCATCGCTCGACGCTCGTGAACGGGTATCGGCGCATGTTCGACGAAGCGCCGTCGGAGACTTTCGAGCGCGCGTAA
- the sctU gene encoding type III secretion system export apparatus subunit SctU yields MADAEEKTEEPSEQKLRKAREKGQVAKSKDIADVATLAMVIGVLSTGEAMLGGGLEHLMRTALDFVASERSPQAALATLYALAGDAVWLTLPFAAGAILAGIGSQAPQAGFMITLEPVMPKLDSISPMAGLKRIFSLKALLELAKTIVKAVVLLCVVWKVVVGLFPLVAASIYEPAPQLSRVLWTLLMKLLGVVLMVIAVLAAADYKIAKIMFIRQNRMGKEEMKREMKESDGDPHTKGERRRLAREFATTPGPRQRMGQANVLVVNPTHYAVALRYAPDEHPLPRVIAKALDAGALALRREAHALGVPIVGNPPVARALYRVECDDAIPDALFETVAAILRWVEAVAGARDADPASVSPDARPA; encoded by the coding sequence ATGGCCGACGCAGAAGAGAAAACCGAAGAGCCTTCCGAACAGAAGCTGAGGAAGGCGCGTGAGAAAGGGCAGGTCGCGAAGAGCAAGGACATCGCCGACGTGGCGACGCTCGCGATGGTGATCGGCGTGCTGTCGACCGGCGAGGCGATGCTGGGCGGCGGGCTCGAACATCTGATGCGCACCGCGCTCGACTTCGTCGCGAGCGAGCGCTCGCCGCAGGCCGCGCTCGCGACGCTGTACGCGCTCGCCGGCGACGCGGTGTGGCTGACGCTGCCGTTCGCGGCCGGCGCGATTCTCGCGGGCATCGGCTCGCAGGCGCCGCAGGCGGGCTTCATGATCACGCTCGAACCAGTGATGCCGAAGCTCGATTCGATCAGCCCGATGGCCGGGCTGAAGCGCATTTTCTCGCTCAAGGCGCTGCTGGAGCTGGCCAAGACCATCGTCAAGGCCGTGGTGCTGCTGTGCGTGGTCTGGAAGGTGGTGGTCGGCTTGTTTCCGCTCGTCGCCGCGAGCATCTACGAGCCCGCGCCGCAGTTGTCGCGCGTGCTGTGGACGTTGCTGATGAAGCTGCTCGGCGTGGTGCTGATGGTGATCGCGGTGCTGGCCGCGGCCGACTACAAGATCGCCAAGATCATGTTCATCCGCCAGAACCGGATGGGCAAGGAGGAGATGAAGCGCGAGATGAAGGAGTCGGACGGCGATCCGCACACCAAGGGCGAGCGCCGCCGCCTCGCGCGCGAATTCGCGACCACCCCCGGCCCGCGTCAGCGGATGGGGCAGGCGAACGTGCTGGTCGTGAACCCGACCCACTACGCGGTCGCGCTGCGCTATGCGCCCGACGAGCATCCGCTGCCGCGCGTGATCGCGAAGGCGCTCGATGCGGGCGCGCTCGCGCTGCGCCGCGAAGCGCATGCGCTCGGCGTGCCGATCGTCGGCAATCCGCCCGTCGCGCGGGCGCTGTACCGCGTCGAATGCGACGACGCGATCCCCGACGCGCTGTTCGAGACCGTCGCCGCCATCCTGCGCTGGGTCGAGGCCGTCGCGGGCGCCCGCGATGCCGACCCGGCGTCCGTTTCTCCCGATGCGAGGCCCGCATGA
- the sctR gene encoding type III secretion system export apparatus subunit SctR, with protein MVQFNDLTGLLLAVLVMSMVPFIAMVVTSYAKIVVVLGLLRNALGVQQVPPNMVLNGIAILVSLYIMAPIGFAAQQQLQGQALSPQPTQAMLQAFGAAREPFRKFLAAHSREREKRFFLRSASVVWPKEAAAQLHEDDLIVLAPAFTLAQMTDAFRIGFILYIAFIIVDLVIANVLMSMGMNQLQPTNVAIPFKLMLFVVMDGWSTLVHGLVLTYS; from the coding sequence ATGGTTCAGTTTAACGACCTCACCGGGCTGCTGCTCGCCGTGCTCGTGATGAGCATGGTGCCGTTCATCGCGATGGTGGTCACCTCGTACGCGAAGATCGTCGTCGTGCTGGGGCTGCTGCGCAACGCGCTCGGCGTGCAGCAGGTGCCGCCCAACATGGTGCTGAACGGGATCGCGATCCTGGTCTCGCTGTACATCATGGCGCCGATCGGCTTCGCCGCGCAGCAGCAGCTGCAGGGGCAGGCGCTGTCGCCGCAGCCGACGCAGGCGATGCTGCAGGCGTTCGGCGCGGCGCGCGAGCCGTTCCGCAAGTTCCTCGCCGCGCATTCGCGCGAACGCGAGAAGCGATTCTTCCTGCGCTCGGCCTCGGTGGTGTGGCCGAAGGAAGCGGCCGCGCAGCTGCACGAGGACGACCTCATCGTGCTCGCGCCCGCGTTCACGCTCGCGCAGATGACCGACGCGTTCCGCATCGGCTTCATCCTCTACATCGCCTTCATCATCGTCGATCTCGTGATCGCGAACGTGCTGATGTCGATGGGGATGAACCAGTTGCAGCCGACCAACGTCGCGATCCCGTTCAAGCTGATGCTGTTCGTCGTGATGGACGGCTGGTCGACGCTCGTGCACGGGCTCGTGCTGACCTATTCCTGA
- the hrpD5 gene encoding HrpD5 family protein: MKLLRILTGLHAGAEIALEAGEHRIGANDDAAVRITDWRDGDLLLTIDAQGVVSARRAAPVPAETAEDPFDADGSPLLMLDFVPVPFGETALCVGPADGAWPSDLELLAALWAPPPGAEAARRGAQRKLAAVAAAVGALVAGGLATGTMLASAHPRTVVRIETPDALARRLDAELKHAGYRELRVAPRGAMIAVTGMVATPADDLAVRKLFDRIAARRVERQYDVAQDDAQSIGESLGVAGVTVAYTSGGRFRVTGDVPDLARLKAAVERVRADVGPNVAAIEVEARQSGAAPTPIAYSGMLEIGEVRYVETPDGVKHVFAGASPDDAHDFN, from the coding sequence ATGAAACTGCTGCGTATCCTGACCGGCCTGCATGCCGGCGCGGAGATCGCGCTCGAGGCCGGCGAACACCGGATCGGCGCGAACGACGACGCGGCGGTGCGCATCACCGACTGGCGCGACGGCGACCTGCTGCTGACGATCGACGCGCAGGGCGTGGTCAGCGCGCGCCGCGCCGCGCCGGTCCCGGCGGAGACGGCCGAGGATCCGTTCGACGCCGACGGCTCGCCGCTGCTGATGCTCGATTTCGTGCCGGTGCCGTTCGGCGAGACGGCCTTGTGCGTCGGCCCGGCCGACGGCGCATGGCCGAGCGACCTGGAACTGCTGGCCGCCTTGTGGGCGCCGCCGCCGGGCGCGGAAGCCGCGCGGCGCGGCGCGCAGCGCAAGCTCGCGGCGGTGGCGGCGGCGGTCGGCGCGCTGGTGGCGGGCGGTCTCGCGACGGGCACGATGCTGGCGAGCGCGCATCCGCGCACGGTGGTGCGGATCGAGACGCCGGACGCGCTGGCGCGGCGGCTCGACGCCGAACTGAAGCACGCGGGCTACCGCGAGCTGCGGGTCGCGCCGCGCGGCGCGATGATCGCGGTCACCGGCATGGTGGCGACGCCGGCCGACGACCTCGCGGTGCGCAAGCTGTTCGACCGGATCGCGGCGCGGCGGGTCGAGCGTCAGTACGACGTGGCGCAGGACGACGCGCAGAGCATCGGCGAATCGCTGGGCGTGGCGGGCGTGACGGTGGCCTATACGAGCGGCGGCCGGTTCCGCGTGACGGGCGACGTGCCGGATCTCGCCCGCCTGAAAGCGGCGGTCGAGCGGGTGCGGGCCGATGTCGGGCCGAACGTCGCGGCGATCGAGGTCGAGGCGCGCCAGTCCGGCGCCGCGCCGACGCCGATCGCGTACTCCGGGATGCTGGAGATCGGCGAGGTGCGCTACGTGGAGACGCCGGATGGGGTGAAGCATGTGTTCGCGGGCGCGTCGCCGGACGACGCGCACGATTTCAACTGA
- a CDS encoding type III secretion protein: protein MYEALERVAAEVGSLERALTAPDATARVGAIRTALGETAERLSAATSQAANDYDRDAMQKIYRGLLAAQRIVLALQEANARAAA from the coding sequence ATGTACGAAGCATTGGAACGGGTCGCGGCCGAGGTGGGCTCGCTGGAGCGGGCGCTGACGGCGCCCGACGCGACCGCGCGGGTCGGCGCGATCCGCACGGCGCTCGGCGAGACCGCCGAGCGGCTGAGCGCGGCCACCTCGCAGGCGGCGAACGACTACGACCGCGACGCGATGCAGAAGATCTATCGCGGCCTGCTGGCGGCGCAGCGCATCGTGCTGGCCTTGCAGGAAGCGAACGCGCGGGCCGCGGCGTAA
- a CDS encoding HrpB1 family type III secretion system apparatus protein translates to MAIKPCNAAASRILLSVFSAGLRANAHADLDELLLALRVLQPRSAAVDLCDVRLRISRRDWIGALHILRTLEEQDRGTPLCAALQGWCLYSIDDDDWRRYVQTVLLSGDEASTSLVGRFLRVETLAASAADDVAVRIGHLLRLDRQQWARHLDSG, encoded by the coding sequence ATGGCGATCAAACCCTGCAACGCGGCGGCGTCGCGCATCCTGCTGTCGGTGTTTTCGGCGGGGCTGCGCGCGAACGCCCACGCGGACCTCGACGAACTGCTGCTGGCGCTGCGCGTGCTGCAACCGCGCAGCGCGGCGGTCGATCTGTGCGACGTGCGCCTGCGCATCAGCCGGCGCGACTGGATCGGCGCGCTGCACATCCTGCGCACGCTCGAAGAACAGGATCGCGGCACGCCGCTGTGCGCCGCGCTGCAGGGCTGGTGCCTGTATTCGATCGACGACGACGACTGGCGGCGCTACGTGCAGACCGTGCTGCTGTCCGGCGACGAGGCGTCGACCTCGCTCGTCGGCCGCTTCCTGCGCGTCGAGACGCTGGCCGCGTCGGCGGCCGACGACGTGGCCGTGCGCATCGGCCACCTGCTGCGGCTCGATCGGCAACAGTGGGCGCGGCACCTGGACAGCGGTTGA
- the sctP gene encoding type III secretion system protein SctP: MSSVDLRPLRIIAGEGAEVPRATGGRAARRGFDYAQLLRRAPAPVAPAAHDADPRRERRPSRDAATPFAREPDALPDAQGRQAMARACAGADGFVNQVFAQQERMVRIADTLAGEIAALCAEDAGAQWDLSMPLDPALLPATLLHVALSHFDLRLRFETADAATRQLLSTHRALLHARLDTLLAHLGVPRAIDIDVA, translated from the coding sequence ATGAGCAGCGTCGATCTGCGGCCGTTGCGCATCATCGCGGGCGAGGGCGCGGAGGTTCCCCGCGCGACGGGCGGCCGCGCGGCCCGGCGCGGCTTCGACTACGCGCAGCTGCTGCGGCGCGCGCCGGCGCCGGTCGCGCCGGCCGCGCACGATGCCGACCCGCGCCGCGAGCGCCGTCCCTCGCGCGATGCGGCCACGCCGTTCGCGCGCGAGCCCGACGCGCTGCCCGATGCGCAGGGACGCCAGGCGATGGCGCGCGCCTGCGCGGGGGCCGACGGCTTCGTCAACCAGGTGTTCGCGCAGCAAGAGCGCATGGTGCGCATCGCGGACACGCTCGCGGGCGAGATCGCCGCGTTGTGCGCGGAGGACGCGGGCGCGCAGTGGGACCTGAGCATGCCGCTCGATCCCGCGCTGCTGCCGGCCACGCTGCTCCACGTGGCGCTTTCGCATTTCGATCTGCGGCTTCGGTTCGAGACCGCCGACGCGGCCACGCGACAACTACTCTCCACTCATCGCGCGCTGCTGCATGCGCGCCTCGACACCTTGCTCGCCCACCTGGGCGTGCCGCGCGCGATCGACATCGACGTCGCCTGA
- a CDS encoding type III secretion system protein, with protein sequence MSRVLNAPNQAAQAAQAMQTARTDARRRRLVRARAASTYGRYATRFAYANGAQNLATAARNQMLGKLKPRPKTTAPTRRRKRADNQNEAVDSGEEDVSTHAHVAGHEEHERHSGGQGGRGGQGGQQQRERDDGGARVLALPRVRKGRAQGAGAAAPRMFSSVAAGGADGVERENALRHLWADTLLQLGRRAEQEPAARLTATLLAHSADLLAARLRSGPLTPIGWAGVKQLLVDAMGGEPAPRQAGADGARARSHRLLLPLMLFQIERPSTQVQAQRAFAAVETLRRGAAAAR encoded by the coding sequence GTGAGCCGCGTGCTGAATGCCCCGAACCAGGCGGCGCAGGCCGCGCAGGCCATGCAGACGGCGCGCACCGATGCGCGCCGGCGGCGGCTGGTGCGCGCGCGCGCCGCGAGCACCTACGGCCGCTACGCCACGCGCTTCGCCTATGCGAACGGCGCGCAGAACCTCGCGACGGCCGCGCGCAACCAGATGCTCGGCAAGCTGAAGCCGCGCCCGAAGACGACGGCGCCGACCCGCCGCCGCAAGCGCGCGGACAACCAGAACGAAGCGGTCGATTCGGGCGAGGAGGACGTTTCCACGCACGCGCACGTCGCCGGCCACGAGGAGCACGAGCGGCATTCGGGCGGCCAGGGCGGACGCGGCGGCCAGGGCGGCCAGCAGCAACGCGAACGCGACGACGGCGGCGCGCGCGTGCTGGCCTTGCCACGCGTGCGCAAGGGGCGCGCGCAGGGGGCGGGCGCCGCCGCGCCGCGCATGTTCAGCAGCGTGGCGGCCGGCGGGGCCGACGGCGTCGAGCGCGAAAACGCGTTGCGCCATCTGTGGGCCGACACGCTGCTGCAACTCGGGCGACGCGCGGAACAGGAGCCGGCTGCGCGACTGACCGCCACCTTGCTCGCGCACAGCGCGGATCTGCTCGCGGCGCGGCTGCGCAGCGGCCCGTTGACGCCGATCGGTTGGGCGGGCGTGAAGCAATTGCTGGTCGACGCGATGGGCGGCGAGCCCGCGCCGCGCCAGGCCGGCGCGGACGGCGCGCGCGCGCGGTCGCATCGCCTGTTGCTGCCGCTGATGCTGTTCCAGATCGAGCGGCCCTCGACGCAGGTGCAGGCGCAGCGCGCTTTCGCGGCCGTCGAGACGCTGCGGCGCGGCGCGGCGGCCGCGCGCTGA
- a CDS encoding CesT family type III secretion system chaperone — protein MSWERYVQIVTEVCAVVDLPDVDYVLETRSIDVEGFDVRLDYFDDDPESMYVNFHFGIVSAGRTLAIYRLLLEANLLIYAQDQAQLGLDADTGGIVLLMRLPLTPDVSGETVADLFAHYAEHGRYWRQNIIESGDEMFEGIASGEYFWLRV, from the coding sequence ATGAGTTGGGAACGGTATGTGCAGATCGTCACGGAAGTGTGCGCGGTCGTCGATCTGCCGGACGTCGACTATGTGCTCGAAACGCGTTCGATCGACGTCGAGGGCTTCGACGTACGTCTCGACTACTTCGACGACGATCCCGAGTCGATGTACGTCAACTTTCATTTCGGGATCGTGAGCGCGGGCCGCACGCTCGCGATCTACCGGCTGCTGCTGGAGGCGAACCTGCTGATCTACGCGCAGGACCAGGCGCAGCTCGGGCTCGACGCGGACACGGGCGGCATCGTGCTGCTGATGCGCCTGCCGCTCACGCCCGACGTGAGCGGCGAGACCGTCGCCGACCTGTTCGCCCACTACGCCGAGCACGGCCGCTACTGGCGGCAGAACATCATCGAGTCCGGCGACGAGATGTTCGAGGGGATCGCCTCCGGCGAGTACTTCTGGCTGCGGGTCTAG
- the sctS gene encoding type III secretion system export apparatus subunit SctS has translation MEVDDLIRLTTQGMMMCLYISLPVVLVAAFSGLVISFVQAITSLQEQSISYGVKLVAVTVTIAIAGPWAASEILHFAQQLMSAAVPS, from the coding sequence ATGGAAGTCGACGACCTGATCCGTCTGACCACGCAGGGCATGATGATGTGCCTCTACATCTCGCTGCCCGTGGTGCTGGTGGCGGCATTTTCCGGGCTGGTGATCTCGTTCGTGCAGGCCATCACGTCGCTGCAGGAACAGAGCATTTCCTATGGCGTGAAGCTGGTCGCGGTGACCGTGACCATCGCGATCGCCGGCCCGTGGGCGGCCAGCGAGATCCTGCATTTCGCGCAGCAGCTGATGAGCGCGGCGGTGCCGTCGTGA
- the sctQ gene encoding type III secretion system cytoplasmic ring protein SctQ: protein MPPDSIAARPTAADITTVLPLPAFDTCDAALARVLADARLPAWLARFPGLSEWRAAEPWPSFERPGLLSLRLGEATARIGFDLAAFPALAVVAAPAGDARGDASLSLRAALASALLAPLRDALAGAGLDDVTIGALRAAPAPLPPQAGRAWRFQWNDAPCACVLVDIEPAWLDALAARVRGAAGAPLGDALARVRLPGRVRLGTRRLPLDVVRGLRPGDMLLGVTPAGFGTAEGAPLRAWWGARGARQWHAMVLMEDTTMTMTDTPEIANDLDQPVETEAETPPEPAALGALELPVHIEIDTLSLAVAELAALGPGYVLELPVPARAVPVRLVAYGQTIGAGELVAVGAHLGVRISRMVGDDGSV from the coding sequence ATCCCGCCGGACAGCATCGCCGCGCGCCCGACCGCGGCCGACATCACCACCGTCCTGCCGCTGCCCGCCTTCGACACGTGCGACGCCGCGCTCGCGCGGGTGCTGGCCGATGCGCGCCTGCCGGCATGGCTCGCGCGCTTTCCCGGGCTGTCGGAATGGCGGGCGGCCGAGCCGTGGCCGAGCTTCGAGCGTCCGGGCCTGCTGAGCCTGCGGCTCGGCGAGGCGACGGCCCGCATCGGCTTCGATCTCGCCGCGTTCCCGGCGCTTGCCGTCGTGGCCGCGCCGGCGGGCGACGCGCGCGGCGATGCGAGCCTGTCGCTGCGCGCGGCGCTCGCGAGCGCGCTGCTCGCGCCGCTGCGCGATGCGCTGGCGGGCGCGGGGCTCGACGACGTGACGATCGGCGCGCTGCGCGCCGCGCCCGCGCCGCTGCCGCCGCAGGCGGGCCGCGCGTGGCGCTTCCAATGGAATGACGCGCCGTGCGCGTGCGTGCTGGTGGACATCGAGCCGGCCTGGCTCGACGCGCTGGCCGCCCGCGTGCGCGGCGCGGCCGGCGCGCCGCTTGGCGATGCGCTCGCGCGCGTGCGGCTGCCGGGCCGGGTGCGGCTCGGCACGCGCCGGCTGCCGCTCGACGTGGTGCGCGGCCTGCGGCCGGGCGACATGCTGCTCGGCGTGACGCCGGCCGGCTTCGGCACGGCGGAGGGCGCGCCGCTGCGCGCATGGTGGGGCGCGCGCGGCGCGCGCCAATGGCATGCAATGGTTTTGATGGAGGACACGACGATGACGATGACCGATACCCCCGAGATTGCGAACGACCTCGACCAGCCGGTCGAAACCGAGGCCGAGACGCCCCCCGAGCCGGCCGCGCTGGGCGCGCTGGAACTGCCGGTGCACATCGAGATCGACACGCTGTCGCTCGCGGTCGCGGAGCTGGCGGCGCTGGGCCCGGGCTACGTGCTGGAGCTGCCGGTGCCGGCGCGCGCGGTGCCGGTGCGGCTCGTCGCCTACGGGCAGACGATCGGCGCGGGCGAGCTGGTGGCGGTCGGCGCGCATCTCGGCGTGCGGATCAGCCGGATGGTGGGCGACGATGGTTCAGTTTAA